The Jiangella sp. DSM 45060 genome contains the following window.
CTGCTCGGCGTCGGCGGCCACCATGAGCTTCGTGCAGCCGTGCTCGCGGCAGATCTCCTGGACCTCGTCGAACTGCTCGGCGACGTCGTCGGGCGGGCCGTCCAGTTCGACCACCAGCGCGGCGACGGTGTCGGGCGTGTAGACGCTCTCGGTGGACGCGGCGACGGCCTGGATGGCGAGGTTGTCGAGCATCTCGATCGCCGCCGGGACGATGCCCGCCGCGATGATGCCGGTGACGGCGTCGCCCGCGCCCGCCACCGTCGCGAAGTCGGCCACCATGGTGCGGACGGCGGCCGGCTTGGCCAGCAGCCGCACCGTCACTCGCGTGACGATGCCGAGCGTGCCCTCGGAGCCGATGAACGCGCCCAGCAGGTCGTAGCCGGGCAGCTGCGGCGAGTCGCCGCCGAGCGTGGTGACGCTGCCGTCGGCGAGCACGACCTCGGCGGCCAGCACGTGGTTGACGGTGAAGCCGTACTTCAGGCAGTGCGCGCCGCCGGAGTTCTCCGCGACGTTGCCGCCGATGGTGCAGACCTGCTGGCTGGACGGGTCCGGCGCGTAGTACAGCCCGTACGGCGCCGCGGCCCTGCTGATGTCGAGATTCGTGACGCCCGGCTCGACGACCGCGCGCAGGTTGACGGGGTCGACCTCCACGACGCGGCGCAGCTTCTGCAGTGAGATGACGACGCCGTCGGCCACCGGCAGCGCGCCGCCGGACAGCCCCGTCCCCGCGCCACGGGCGACGAACGGCACCCCGTGCCGGGCGCACACGCGGACGGCCGCGGCCACCTCTGCGGCCGACCGCGGCAGCACCACCATGGCCGGCTGGACGCGGTAGCCGGTGAGGCCGTCGCACTCGTAGGTGCGCAGCCGGGCCGGGTCGGTGATGACGTTCGCCCGGCCCAGCGCCTCGGTCAGCTCGGCGGACCAGCTCATATTCCGCGATCCGGAAGCCAATACCTCACCATACGGATACCCTAGAACCGGCCGCTCGCGGTGGTCAACCAGCTCCGACAGCCCTATAGGATCACGCCATCGTTTCTGCATCATTGCCGAGCGGTAAACCCGCTGGAGCCACCGCTGATCTGCGCAGTTCTCCACCCACGACACTCAGGATCCCCCGGCCGATCAGATAGGATCTGGCTGGTCGCGCGGAGGGAGTCGCATCGTGTCCACCGGCATCGCCGGCCTCGCACCGCTGAGTCGCACCCACCGCGCCGGACGCACCGCGCCGCACATCCGCGACCTGCTGGAAGAGGCCATCCTGCAGGGTGTGCTGCCGCCGGGCGCGCACCTCAACGCCGACGGCCTGGCCAAGCAACTCGGCATCAGCCACATCCCGGTCCGCGAGGCCCTGCGCGCCCTCGGCGTCGACGGCTGGATCGAGTTCCGGCCGCACCAGGGCGCGTTCGTCCGTGGCCGCAGCGAGCAGGAGCTGGCCGATCTCTTCGAGAGCCGCACGTTCCTCGAGGCGCAGGCCGCGACACTGGCGGCGGAGCGCCGCACCGGCGAGCAACTGGCCATCCTCGACGACATCCTCGCCCGGCAGCGGCGGTCCACCGACCCGGTCGAGCTGGCCCGCCTCAACGCCGAGTTCCACAGCGCGCTGGCCGACTGCTCGCAGAACACCCTCCTGGCCGGGTTCGTCCGCACGCTGAGCATGCGGGCCCGGTTCTACTTCTCCACCGTCCCGCCGCGCCGGCAGGACGGCTCGCGTCGCCAGCACGAGGCGCTGGTCGACGCGATCAGGCGCCGCGACAGCACGGCGGCCGGGCGGCTGGCCCGCGACCACGTGGCCGCCACCCGCCGCGATGTCGACGACGGCTGAGACGACGAACGCGCCGCCGCGAGCCCGTGATGGACTCGCGGCGGCGCGTCGTGTCGTCGTGCTCGGGTGCCGTCAGTCGCGGCGGCGGTAGCCCGACGGGCGGCCGCGGCCGGCGCCGCCGCCCTTGTACGGACGGCCGGAGCGGTTGGGCCGGCCGTTGCCGGACGACCGCGGCCGCTCGCGCTCCTGCACCATGGCGGGGGCGTCGGCCAGCGCCGTCGGCGTGATGGGGCCGTCGACGGAGCGGGCGTCGACGTTCTTGGCGGTGACGCCGGCGCGGCGGAACAGCTCGCCGAGGCCGCGCACCTGCCGCGGGGTGGCGACGGTGACGACGGCGCCCGTGGCGCCGGCGCGGGCCGTGCGGCCGGACCGGTGCAGGTACGACTTCGGCTCGCCGGCGGGGTCGAAGTGCACGACCATGCCGACGCCGTCGACGTGGATGCCGCGAGCCGCGACGTCGGTGGCGACGACCACCTTCGCCCGGCCGGAGCGGAAGCGGTCGAGGTTGCGCTCGCGGACCCGCTGCGACAGGTCGCCGTGCAGGTCGACAGCGGCGACGCCGGCGCCCTCGAGGTCCTCGGCCAGCCGGGTGGCGCCGTCCTTGGTGCGGGTGAAGACGATGCTGCGCGGGTTGGCCTTCATCAGCTCGGTCATGATCTCGAGCTTGTTGTACGGGCCGACCACGAGCACGTGGTGGTCCATGGTGGTGACGGAACCGGCGTCGGGGTCGATCTCGTGCTTGGCCGGGGCATTGAGGTGCCTGCGGACCAGCTTGTCGACGTCGCCGTCGAGCGTGGCCGACAGCAGCATGCGCTGCCCGCCCTCGGGGGTGGCCGCGAGCAGCTCGTCGACGACCGGGAAGAAGCCGAGGTCGCACAGGTGGTCGGCCTCGTCGAGCGCCACCACCTCGACGTCGTCGAGCTTGCAGATGCCCTTCTCGATGAGGTCGCTGAGCCGGCCCGGGGTGGCGACCACGATGTCGGCGCCGCGGTCGAGCCGGCGGATCTGGCGGTCGTACGGCGCGCCGCCGTAGACCGTGACCATGCGCAGCCGCAGCGGCTCGGCCAGCGGCTCGAGCGCGGCGGTGACCTGGCCGGCCAGCTCGCGGGTGGGGACGATGATCAGCGCGCGCGGGCGGTTCGGCTCGCTGCGCTTGCCCTCGAGGCGGGTGAGGATGGGCAGGCCGAACGCCAGCGTCTTGCCGGAGCCGGTCTTGGCGCGGCCGAGGACGTCGCGGCCGGCGAGGGCGTCGGGCATGACGGCCGCCTGGACCGGGGTCGGTTCGACGATGCCGTCGACGCCGAGGATCTTGACGACGCGCTCGGGCACGCCCATGGCGGAGAACGCCGAGGTGGCGGGGTCGAACGCGTCGATGGCGGCGCGGCGGGCGGGGTCGAAGGAGCGGCGGTCGTTGGGACGCCCGCCCTGGCGGCGGTCGCCACGGAACGGACGACGGCCGTAGGGACGGCCACCCTCGCGGCCGAAGCCGTCGCCGTCGCGGCGGAACCCGCCCTCACGCCGGTGGCCGCCGTCGTCGCGACGGGGGCCGCCACGGCGCTCGGGCCGCTGGCGGTAGGGACGGGAGTCGGTGCCGGACGTGCCGGCAGGGTCGTACGAAGTCACTGTGCTCCGAATCGGTAGAGCGCGGGCGCGCACCCCCAGCACGTCCGCAAGCGGGCGGACGCACGGTGAGCCTTCGAGGGTGCGGGGTACCCGACTTTCCCTCGACGTTCCACCGTCACAGAATTCGGGCACGAATCAGGCCTCGTCTGCGAACACGAGGCCTTGGCTTGCTTACAGTCTACCGGTTCGCGTCGCTCGGGACACCTCGGACGACGGAGACGCTCATCACCCCGGCCCGGAATGCCGCCGATGGCCGGTCGGTTGCTGCGCACATGAGCGATGATTCCTTCCGCAAGCTTCTCGCCGCGCAGCGCATGGGCGTCCTGGCGACGGTGAAGCGCGACGGCCGGCCGCAGGTGTCCGTGGTGACCTACATCTACGACCTCGGCTCCGACCTGATCCGCATCTCGACCCGCGACCCGCTGGCCAAGACCCGCAACCTGCGCCGCGACCCGCGAGCGACGCTGCAGGTGACCGGTCCGGACGGCGGTTCGTGGGCGGCCGCGGAGGGCATCGCGCAGCTCAGCGCCGTGGCCCGCGACCCGCACGACGACGTCGTCGAGGCGCTGGTCGAGCACTACCGCGACGCCCGCGGCGAGCACCCCGACTGGGGCGACTTCCGCGCCGCGATGGTCCGCGACGAGCGGCTGCTGCTGCAGCTGCCCGTCGAGCACGTCTATGGCTGGGCCTGAGCCCCCGCGCGCTCCGTGACGGCCTCGGCCTCGGCGGGAGCCGCGGCCGGCGCCGTCGCCCGGAACTCGGTGAGCAGGCCGGGCACCGCGCGGTCGGCGAGGTCGACCGCCTCGGCGGACTCGACGTCGACGGCCTGGTAGGCGCCGAATCCGGCCGCGGTCGACACCTCGACCGTGGCCAGCCGGAGCCGGCGCTGCAGCAGCGACTGACGGAACGTGACGCCGACGATGGCCCGGCTCTGCAACGCCGCAGTGCTGCGGCTCCAGGCGCCGGAGCGGGTGACGAGGTAGCCGTCGGCGACGGTGTGCCCGAGCGAGCGGTACGCCACCACCGCCAGTGCCAGCGTGACCGGCAGCAGCGCGAGCCCGGCCAGCCACACGCGGTCGTGCATGCCGTCGATCAGCGTCGTCAGCCAGGCCAGCAGGCCGGTGACTGTCGCCGTGGCGATGAGCGCCCAGCCGACCCGGCGACGCAGCGCGCGCAGCGGATGCGGCCGCAGCGGCCGGTCGAGCGGGCTGTGGCCGGTCTGCAGCACCTGCGCGGCCACCCGGCGGGCGACGCCGATGGGCCCGCGCGGCAGGATCTGCGCCGACGGCGTCATGCTCATCATCGTGAGGCCGGTGGCGATGACGGAGGTGTCGGCCATGCCCATCCACCGCCACAGCAGCGGCTCGTCGATGCAGACCCCGCGCAGGCGGTTGTCGTCGCGGTTGACCTCTCGCGTCTTGAACAGGCCCTGGCTGGTGCGCAGCACGGTGCCGCGGTCGCCGGGGACCCGGACCAGCACGAACCGCCAGTTCTCGGTGAAGAAGTTGATCGCCAGCCCGGCGACGCCGATGACGCCGACCGCCGCCACCGCGATGGCGATGGTCCAGCCGGTGCCGATGGCGTTCCAGTCGGCGAGGCCCTCGACGAACCCGCGCAGGTCGACGCCGAACATCCGCAGCGCCCAGTACGTGCCCCACAGCAGGCCGGCTGCCATGAGGAAGGCCCAGACGCTGAACACGTTGTAGAGCACCCACGACCGCTCCAGCCGGGCGTACACCTGCTCGTCGCGCGGCGCCGGCACGGGTTCGGCCGCGGGCTCGGACGCGTCGGCGCGCTCGACCGGCCCGCCGTAGAGCAGGTCCTGGCGCAGCCGTTCGGCGGTCGCTGCCCGGACGGCGTCGAGGGTCAGCGCCGACTCGCCGGTGGCGCTGTGCTGACCGGCCCCGACGGTGACGACGCGCAGGCCGGTCAGCCGGTGCCGGAACTTCGCCGACGTGTCGACGCTGCGGATGCGGTCGCGCCGGATGGAGCGGTGCTTGCGGACCAGCAGCCCGGTGCGCCGCTCGACGTGGTCGTCGGTGATGCGGTAGCGCGTCTTCACCCAGCGCAGCAGGTCGGCCAGCCCGCCGAGCACGCCGAGCGCGCTGGCGACCAGGATGGGGCCCATGGTGCCCCAGTTGATCTCGGCGCCGAAGAACGCCACGGCGACGCCGGCCGGCACCATGGAGAGCACCGTCTTCGCGGTGTCGACCCAGACGACGCGGGTGTCGAGGCGTTGCCAGGGCACTTCGTCGTCGGGCACCGGTGGCGCCGGCTCCGGCTCCGGCGGGGGCTCGGTGCTCATGTCGCGTCGCCGGGCGTGCGCTGGGTGATCTTCGCCAGTTTCGCGGCCACCTCGGCGGCGACGGTGGCGTCGATGCCGGGCACCTTGATCGGACCGCGCGATGACGCCGTCGTGACCTCCAGCGTCGCCAGCTTCAGCGCCTGCTCGAGCGGCCCGCGGGTGGTGTCGACGGTCTGGATGCGGGAGATCGGCGCGACGCGCCACTCGCGGACGATCCAGCCGGTGGCGGCGTAGACGGCGTCCTCGGTGACCTCCCAGCGGTGCACGGCGTAGCGCCAGAGCGGCATCACCAGCGTGACGACGGCGCCCCACACGGCGACGACCACGAGGATCGGGCCGAGCCAGGAGCGCGCGCCGTCGAAGATCAGGTAGGCCGCGAGCAGCAGGCCGGCCAGGACGGCGAAGCCGATGAGCGACTGCAGCGTCCACAGACCGATGGCGCGACGCTCGACCCGGTGCTCCGGCGGCCGCAGGCCGATCGGCTGGTCAGCCACGGGTGATCCGGCTCAGTCGCGACCGGCGGACGGCGAGGTCGTACGTCATGGACAGCTCCTTCGCGTAGGCGGCGACGTCGGTGCCGGGGCGGGAGAACAGCTCGCGCGGAATGGCCTCGAGGCTGCCGAGCAGCGTGGCCGCCATGAACCGGGGCGAGAAGTCGCGGAACTCGCCGTGCTCCTGGCCCTCGCGCAGCATCTGCTCCAGCTGGCCGACCGACTGCTCGCGCTGGGACCGGACCAGCTCGCTGTTCTCCTGCCCGCCGGCGCCGGCCAGCACCTGGCCGAGGGCGAGGACGTGCGAGCGATGCGTGTCGCAGAACAGCACGAACCCCTCGATGAGCCGCTGCAGCGCCTCGCGGTAGGTGGCGGCGTCGCCGATGTGCTCGGTGAGCCAGGCGTCCGTCAGCGCGTTGACGTCGGTGACCACCTGCTGGAACAGCTCGGCCTTGTGGTCGAAGTGGTACGAGATGAGGCCGGCGCTGATGCCGGCCTGCTCGGCGATGCGGGCGAACGACGTCTTGGCGTAGCCGACGTCGGCCAGCGTCTCGATGGTGGCCTGGACGATCTGCCCGCGGCGGGCGGCCTCGATGAAGGACCGGGACTTCTGGTCGGTCGCTCCATTTCTTGGTCGCATGACCAAAATTCTAGCGACACCTCCAGGGAAGCGGAAGGATGATGCGTCGCCGCAGGTCAGCCGGACAGCACGAGCTCGATGCGGCTGGTGCCGCCGTCGGCCACGCGGACCGGGATGCCCCAGTCCTGCTGGTGGATGTGGCAGGCGGCGTTCTCGCCGCCGTCGTCGCAGGACGCGGCCATGGCGGCGACGTGCAGGACGCCGTCGGCGCCGGGCGCGACCGTCAGCCGGCGGGTGAGCGCGGTGTCGCGGCCCTCGCCGCCGGTCAGCAGCGGCGCGGGCGTCGACGACACCGTCAGCCGGGTGGCCGGGCCGTAGCGCTCGTCCAGCTTCTGCCCCGGCGGCGGGTCGAACACGACGACTAGCTCGACCTCGCCCGGTGCGACATCGAGGGCCGGGCGCTGGGTGCGGTGCGCCGAGCCGGACGCCGTCGCCGCGGCTCCGAGCGGGATGCGGGTGAGGCGGTGCGCGGCGGACTCGACCACCACCAGGAACTCGCCGTCGACGACCGCGCCGCTCGGCTCGCGCAGGCCGGTGGCGAGCGTGCTCACCTCGCCCGACGCGGGGTCGTAGCGGCGGACGGCGTTGTTGTAGGTGTCGCTGACGGCCACCGAGCCGTCGGGCAGCGCCGTGACGCCGAGCGGGTGCTGCAGCAGCGCCTGGCCGGCCGGGCCGTCGCGGAAGCCGAAGTCGAACAGCCCGGTGCCGACGGCGGACTCGACCATGCCGTCGCGCACGGCGCGCAGCGCCGACGTCTCGGAGTCGGCCAGCCACAGCGTGCGGTCGGGCGTCACCGTCAGCCCCGACGTCTGCGCGAACCAGGCGTCGCGCAGCTTGCCGTCGACCAGCCCTTCGTTCGTGGTGCCGGCCAGCACCTGGATGGACGGCTCCTTCGGGTCGAACGCCCACAGCTGGTGGATGCCGGCCATCGCGACGACGACGGTGGTGTGTGCCGGCGACCAGATGATGTCCCACGGCGACGACATCGGGACGGCGCGAGGGTCGCCGCTGACGTCGTCGCCGTTGGGGTCGCCCTGCATCCACGGCGTGCCGGTGCCGGCGATGGTCGTGACCTGGCCGTCGGCCAGCCGGACGCCGCGCAGCACGTGGTTGACGGTGTCGGCGACGATGATGTCGTAGCCGGCGTGTGGGCGCAGCTCGGACGGCAGCAGCGTCATGCCCTGCGGCTCGCTGAACCGCGCGTCGCGCGGGCCGCCGTCGACGAGGCCGCGCTCACCGGTGCCGATGCGCCGGACCACCGTCTCGAGGTCGTCGGCCAGCTCGACCAGGCTGTGGTTGCCGGTGTCGCTGACCAGGAACGTGCCGCCCGGCAGCGCGACCACCTTCCCCGGGAACCGCAGCGTCGTGGGCACCGGCTCGGGCGGCACGTACGGGCCGTCGCCGCGGCGCAGCGTGCCCTTGGCCTCGTGCACCGGGATCAGCTCGTCGAGGATCGCCATGAGCGCGTGCGCGTGGCCCTCGCCGGAGAACTGCGCCGCGATGTACCCCTCGGGGTCGACCAGCGTCAGCGTCGGCCACGCCCGGACGGCGTAGTTCTGCCACGTCGTCAGCTCCGGGTCGTCGAGCACCGGGTGGTGCACCCCGTACCGCTCCACCGCCGCGACGACCGCCTCGTGCTCGGCCTCGTGGACGAACTTCGGCGAGTGCACCCCCACCACCGTCAGCACGTCGCCGTACCGCTCTTCCAGCGGCCGCAGCTCGTCGAGGACGTGCAGGCAGTTGATGCAGCAGAAGGTCCAGAAGTCGAGCAGCACGAAGCGGCCGCGCAGTTCCGCGAGGGTCGGCGTGTTGTCGCCGGTGTTCAGCCAACCCCCGCGGCCCACCAGTTCGGGAGCGCGGACCCGGGCCCGTCCAGTCGATGCCATGGGTCCATTGTGCGCGGTCAGGTGAGGATGGCCGGCGTCTCCCAGTCCTTGCCCAGCACGTTGTGGGCGAGGAACGCGAACACCGTCTCGTACCAGACCTTCGCGTGCTGCGGGGTGAGGATCCAGTGGTTCTCGTCGGGGAAGTAGAGGAACTTGTGCGGCATCTCGCCGTCGTCGCCCTGGGCGCGGGAGGCGATCTCGAACCAGAGCCGCAGCGCCTCGCCGATCGGCACCCGGTAGTCGCGGTCGCCGTGGATGACGAGCATGGGCGTGGTGATGGAGTCGACGTGGTTGTGCGGGGAGTTCGCCGCGGCCATCTCGGCCGACATCTCCTTGACCCAGTAGAAGGCGGCGTCGGTGGTGGGGCCGAACTGGTCGAGGGCCCAGAGGCTGGCGTGGGTGACGATGGCGTCGAAGCGGTCGGTGTTGCCCGCCACCCAGTTGGCCATGTAGCCGCCGAACGAGCCGCCCATGGCGGCGGTGCGGGTGTCGTCGACGTCGTCGCGGGCGACGGCGGCGTCGGTGATGGCCATGAGGTCGGTGAACGGGGCCTTGCCCCAGGAGCCCCAGCCGCGGCGGATGAAGTCGAGGCCGTAGCCGGTCGACAGCGCGGGGTCGGGCAGCAGGACGGCGTAGCCCTGGGCGACCGCGAGCCACGGGTTCCACCGCCACGACCACGCGTTCCACGACCCGAGGGGGCCGCCGTGGATCCACAGCAGCAGCGGCGCCGGGCTGGTGGCCGACGCGCCGTCGGGCAGCGCCAGCCAGGCCCGCACCCGCACGCCGTCGGCGGCGGTGGTGTCGAGCTCGGTGAGGGTGCCGGGCAGCGCGGGGACGGGCGCCGGCGCCGGCAGCGGCTGGGAGTCCTGCCGGGCGGCGGTCGCGGACAGCCGGACCGGGCGCGGCGGCTCGAGGTACGACGTGCGCAGCGCGTAGAGGGTCTGGCCGTCGGGCGAGACGACGAGGTCGGAGTAGGCGTAGTCGTCGGCGGTGATGCGAGTGATCTCGCCGCTGCCGAGGTCGGCCCGGAAGACCGGCGACCGGCCGTCGTCGTCGGAGGCGAACAGGAGGGCTGCGCCGTCGGGCGTCCACACCGGGGCGCCCGGCCAGCGGTCCCAGTCGGCGGTGATCGACCGGGTGGCGCCGTCGGCGACGGTGATGACCACCAGTTCCTGGTCGACCGGCTCGTCCGGAGTGGAGCGCCGGCCCTTGATGGCCGCGACGCTGGCGCCGTCGGGAGCGAACTTCGGCGCCTCGAAGTCGAAGTCGGCGTCGTCGGCCAGCAGCCGCCGCTCACCGGTCGCGACGTCGATCAGCGCCAGTGACTGGCGGAACCCGCCGCGCTCGGGCACGTTCCACACCGTGACGACGGTGCTGCCGTCGGCGCTGACGTCATAGGCGGCGGAGTCGAGCGACCGGCCGGCGTCGGGGGTGAGGTCGTGCAGCTCGACCCTGGGGTCGTCGAGCGGGGACTCGCCGTCGCCCAGGACGCCGGCGAACAGCCGCGGCGCGTCGGGCCCGAGGTCGTGGTCCCAGTAGCGCACCGGGTAGCGCTCGTGCAGGATCGCGGCGACCTTCTTCTCCTTGCGCTCCTTGCGCCGCTTCTCCTCGGACTCGGTGTCGGTCGACGAGGGGAAGGTGCTGGAGGCGACCACGACGGTCCCCGACTCGCGCGCGACGACCACGCCGCCGACGCCGCCGGGCCGCTTGGCGACGACGCGCGCCTCGCCGCCGTCGGCCGGGAGCAGCCAGAGCAGCGGGACCTCGTCGTCGTCCTTGGCGGACGGGTCGGGCCGTCCGGAGCCGAACAGCAGCGAGCCGTCGGGCAGGAACGCGGCGCCGCTCTCGCCCTTGGCGCTGCGGGTCAGCCGGCGGGCCGGACGCTCACCGGCGGGGTCGACCTCCCACAGCGCGGTGACGTACTTCGTGCTGTCGGGGCTCAGCGTCGACACCGCGGTGACCAGGCGGCGGCCGTCGGGCGACAGCGCCAGCCCGCCGGTGCGCGGCAGGGCCACATAGGCGTCCAGGTCGTGGAACGGAGTGGGTGGGAGGTCCGGGGTCTCCGGCGTGGTCTGTGTCACGGTTTCTTACCTATCACGGGAATGAGGCGTCCTGACAGGTCTACCTACGTAGCGGTGGTGCGGTGCTCGTGCGGACGATCAGCCGGGTCGGGACGGTGGTGATCGACGGCTCGGTGTCGATGCCGGAGCGCAGCCGCTCGACCAGCGCCGTCGCCGCCAGCCGGCCCTCCTGGCGCACGTCCTGCGCGACCGTGCACAGGCCGAACAGCCAGGACAGGTCGTGGTCGTCGACGCCGACGACGGAGAGGTCCTCGGGCACTCGGACGCCGTCGTGGCGGGCGGCGTACATGATGCCCATCGCGACCTCGTCGGAGACCGCGAACACCGCCGTCGGCCGGACGCCGCGGGCGGCCAGCTCCTCGTACGCGGCGATGCCGGCCTCGACGGTGAACTTGGCCGGCACCGTGAGCCGCGGGTCGGGCTCGATCCCGGCCGCGCGCAGCACCTCGGCGTAGCCGAGCCGGCGGTCCGGCGAGACCGGGAAGCCGAGGTGGTCGTCGGGGTCGCCGCCGGCGAAGCCGATGCTGCGGTGGCCCAGTTCGACCAGGTGGCGGGTCGCCTGCCGGCCCACCTCGACGTCGTCGACGCGGACGGTCGGGATGCCCGG
Protein-coding sequences here:
- a CDS encoding FAD-linked oxidase C-terminal domain-containing protein, with the translated sequence MSWSAELTEALGRANVITDPARLRTYECDGLTGYRVQPAMVVLPRSAAEVAAAVRVCARHGVPFVARGAGTGLSGGALPVADGVVISLQKLRRVVEVDPVNLRAVVEPGVTNLDISRAAAPYGLYYAPDPSSQQVCTIGGNVAENSGGAHCLKYGFTVNHVLAAEVVLADGSVTTLGGDSPQLPGYDLLGAFIGSEGTLGIVTRVTVRLLAKPAAVRTMVADFATVAGAGDAVTGIIAAGIVPAAIEMLDNLAIQAVAASTESVYTPDTVAALVVELDGPPDDVAEQFDEVQEICREHGCTKLMVAADAEQRALIWTGRKAAFAAVGRISPDYFVQDGVVPRGRLAEVLGRIAAMADDAGIRVANVFHAGDGNLHPLVLYSEADGEHDRAERLSTEIAELCVELGGSLSGEHGIGADKACSMPRMFGEDDLATMLRLRSAFDPDGLCNPGKVFPTPRLCGERPGRYRPHPLEEAGVIERL
- a CDS encoding GntR family transcriptional regulator, whose product is MSTGIAGLAPLSRTHRAGRTAPHIRDLLEEAILQGVLPPGAHLNADGLAKQLGISHIPVREALRALGVDGWIEFRPHQGAFVRGRSEQELADLFESRTFLEAQAATLAAERRTGEQLAILDDILARQRRSTDPVELARLNAEFHSALADCSQNTLLAGFVRTLSMRARFYFSTVPPRRQDGSRRQHEALVDAIRRRDSTAAGRLARDHVAATRRDVDDG
- a CDS encoding DEAD/DEAH box helicase; the protein is MTSYDPAGTSGTDSRPYRQRPERRGGPRRDDGGHRREGGFRRDGDGFGREGGRPYGRRPFRGDRRQGGRPNDRRSFDPARRAAIDAFDPATSAFSAMGVPERVVKILGVDGIVEPTPVQAAVMPDALAGRDVLGRAKTGSGKTLAFGLPILTRLEGKRSEPNRPRALIIVPTRELAGQVTAALEPLAEPLRLRMVTVYGGAPYDRQIRRLDRGADIVVATPGRLSDLIEKGICKLDDVEVVALDEADHLCDLGFFPVVDELLAATPEGGQRMLLSATLDGDVDKLVRRHLNAPAKHEIDPDAGSVTTMDHHVLVVGPYNKLEIMTELMKANPRSIVFTRTKDGATRLAEDLEGAGVAAVDLHGDLSQRVRERNLDRFRSGRAKVVVATDVAARGIHVDGVGMVVHFDPAGEPKSYLHRSGRTARAGATGAVVTVATPRQVRGLGELFRRAGVTAKNVDARSVDGPITPTALADAPAMVQERERPRSSGNGRPNRSGRPYKGGGAGRGRPSGYRRRD
- a CDS encoding PPOX class F420-dependent oxidoreductase, whose product is MSDDSFRKLLAAQRMGVLATVKRDGRPQVSVVTYIYDLGSDLIRISTRDPLAKTRNLRRDPRATLQVTGPDGGSWAAAEGIAQLSAVARDPHDDVVEALVEHYRDARGEHPDWGDFRAAMVRDERLLLQLPVEHVYGWA
- a CDS encoding PH domain-containing protein, whose protein sequence is MSTEPPPEPEPAPPVPDDEVPWQRLDTRVVWVDTAKTVLSMVPAGVAVAFFGAEINWGTMGPILVASALGVLGGLADLLRWVKTRYRITDDHVERRTGLLVRKHRSIRRDRIRSVDTSAKFRHRLTGLRVVTVGAGQHSATGESALTLDAVRAATAERLRQDLLYGGPVERADASEPAAEPVPAPRDEQVYARLERSWVLYNVFSVWAFLMAAGLLWGTYWALRMFGVDLRGFVEGLADWNAIGTGWTIAIAVAAVGVIGVAGLAINFFTENWRFVLVRVPGDRGTVLRTSQGLFKTREVNRDDNRLRGVCIDEPLLWRWMGMADTSVIATGLTMMSMTPSAQILPRGPIGVARRVAAQVLQTGHSPLDRPLRPHPLRALRRRVGWALIATATVTGLLAWLTTLIDGMHDRVWLAGLALLPVTLALAVVAYRSLGHTVADGYLVTRSGAWSRSTAALQSRAIVGVTFRQSLLQRRLRLATVEVSTAAGFGAYQAVDVESAEAVDLADRAVPGLLTEFRATAPAAAPAEAEAVTERAGAQAQP
- a CDS encoding PH domain-containing protein; this translates as MADQPIGLRPPEHRVERRAIGLWTLQSLIGFAVLAGLLLAAYLIFDGARSWLGPILVVVAVWGAVVTLVMPLWRYAVHRWEVTEDAVYAATGWIVREWRVAPISRIQTVDTTRGPLEQALKLATLEVTTASSRGPIKVPGIDATVAAEVAAKLAKITQRTPGDAT
- a CDS encoding TetR/AcrR family transcriptional regulator; amino-acid sequence: MRPRNGATDQKSRSFIEAARRGQIVQATIETLADVGYAKTSFARIAEQAGISAGLISYHFDHKAELFQQVVTDVNALTDAWLTEHIGDAATYREALQRLIEGFVLFCDTHRSHVLALGQVLAGAGGQENSELVRSQREQSVGQLEQMLREGQEHGEFRDFSPRFMAATLLGSLEAIPRELFSRPGTDVAAYAKELSMTYDLAVRRSRLSRITRG
- a CDS encoding NHL domain-containing thioredoxin family protein, translating into MASTGRARVRAPELVGRGGWLNTGDNTPTLAELRGRFVLLDFWTFCCINCLHVLDELRPLEERYGDVLTVVGVHSPKFVHEAEHEAVVAAVERYGVHHPVLDDPELTTWQNYAVRAWPTLTLVDPEGYIAAQFSGEGHAHALMAILDELIPVHEAKGTLRRGDGPYVPPEPVPTTLRFPGKVVALPGGTFLVSDTGNHSLVELADDLETVVRRIGTGERGLVDGGPRDARFSEPQGMTLLPSELRPHAGYDIIVADTVNHVLRGVRLADGQVTTIAGTGTPWMQGDPNGDDVSGDPRAVPMSSPWDIIWSPAHTTVVVAMAGIHQLWAFDPKEPSIQVLAGTTNEGLVDGKLRDAWFAQTSGLTVTPDRTLWLADSETSALRAVRDGMVESAVGTGLFDFGFRDGPAGQALLQHPLGVTALPDGSVAVSDTYNNAVRRYDPASGEVSTLATGLREPSGAVVDGEFLVVVESAAHRLTRIPLGAAATASGSAHRTQRPALDVAPGEVELVVVFDPPPGQKLDERYGPATRLTVSSTPAPLLTGGEGRDTALTRRLTVAPGADGVLHVAAMAASCDDGGENAACHIHQQDWGIPVRVADGGTSRIELVLSG
- a CDS encoding alpha/beta fold hydrolase is translated as MTQTTPETPDLPPTPFHDLDAYVALPRTGGLALSPDGRRLVTAVSTLSPDSTKYVTALWEVDPAGERPARRLTRSAKGESGAAFLPDGSLLFGSGRPDPSAKDDDEVPLLWLLPADGGEARVVAKRPGGVGGVVVARESGTVVVASSTFPSSTDTESEEKRRKERKEKKVAAILHERYPVRYWDHDLGPDAPRLFAGVLGDGESPLDDPRVELHDLTPDAGRSLDSAAYDVSADGSTVVTVWNVPERGGFRQSLALIDVATGERRLLADDADFDFEAPKFAPDGASVAAIKGRRSTPDEPVDQELVVITVADGATRSITADWDRWPGAPVWTPDGAALLFASDDDGRSPVFRADLGSGEITRITADDYAYSDLVVSPDGQTLYALRTSYLEPPRPVRLSATAARQDSQPLPAPAPVPALPGTLTELDTTAADGVRVRAWLALPDGASATSPAPLLLWIHGGPLGSWNAWSWRWNPWLAVAQGYAVLLPDPALSTGYGLDFIRRGWGSWGKAPFTDLMAITDAAVARDDVDDTRTAAMGGSFGGYMANWVAGNTDRFDAIVTHASLWALDQFGPTTDAAFYWVKEMSAEMAAANSPHNHVDSITTPMLVIHGDRDYRVPIGEALRLWFEIASRAQGDDGEMPHKFLYFPDENHWILTPQHAKVWYETVFAFLAHNVLGKDWETPAILT